A region of alpha proteobacterium U9-1i DNA encodes the following proteins:
- a CDS encoding undecaprenyl-diphosphatase gives MGILQGLTEFLPVSSTAHLLIGGDLIGYDDPGGVFTVMIQLGSILAIMWLYRQRIWDVITGLPTKPEARRFALMLFLAFLPAALIGFFAADYVKTVLYESFQVIAWALLIGGVLMLALERFAPKPVVTDAAETPIWRAIAVGFMQCIAMIPGVSRSGATIYGGLLLGLDRRAAAEFSFFLAMPTMTAAFVYDFLEVKDHITPDRIAEIAVGFVFAFISAAIVVKPFLNYVTRVGFAPFAWYRIALGGLMLAAIGMGYL, from the coding sequence ATTTCTTCCCGTCTCCTCCACCGCCCATTTGCTGATCGGCGGCGACCTCATCGGCTACGACGACCCTGGCGGGGTTTTCACAGTGATGATCCAGCTGGGTTCGATCCTGGCGATCATGTGGCTCTATCGGCAGCGTATCTGGGACGTGATCACCGGCCTGCCGACCAAGCCCGAGGCGCGTCGCTTCGCGCTGATGCTGTTTCTCGCCTTCCTGCCAGCGGCGCTGATCGGCTTCTTCGCCGCCGATTACGTGAAGACGGTGCTCTATGAGAGCTTCCAGGTGATCGCGTGGGCGTTGCTGATTGGCGGCGTGTTGATGCTGGCGCTGGAGCGCTTCGCGCCGAAGCCAGTGGTTACCGACGCCGCCGAAACGCCAATTTGGCGCGCGATCGCCGTGGGCTTCATGCAATGCATCGCCATGATCCCAGGCGTCTCGCGCTCAGGCGCGACCATCTATGGCGGCCTCCTGCTCGGCCTCGACCGTCGCGCGGCGGCGGAATTCTCTTTCTTCCTGGCGATGCCAACGATGACGGCTGCCTTTGTCTATGACTTTCTCGAAGTGAAGGATCACATCACGCCCGACCGCATCGCCGAGATCGCGGTTGGCTTCGTGTTCGCTTTCATCTCCGCAGCAATCGTTGTGAAGCCATTCCTCAACTACGTCACGCGCGTGGGCTTCGCGCCGTTTGCGTGGTATCGCATAGCGCTTGGCGGGCTGATGCTCGCCGCGATCGGCATGGGATATCTGTGA
- a CDS encoding NAD-dependent epimerase/dehydratase, which produces MGDLIVVFGGSGFVGRHVVRALAKSGKRVRVAMRRPHLGADLRVLGDVGQIQIVQANVRFPDSVDAALEDADGVVNLVGVLAEHGKQNFNTLHAEAPGVIAEAAAKRGIKRFVQVSAIGAAPKGARYARTKFAGEQNARSHVPQTVVLRPSILFGSGDTFFNRFAEMARFAPALPLLGGGKTKFQPLFAGDMADAVCAALDRADARGRTFELGGPQVYSFKQLMQFLTAEIARPRALLDIPFFIAQPLGIFIGWASALNPFADPPLTGDQVTMLQKDNVVGQDPQAGTIADLGVASLESIEAIVPSYIWRFRPYGQFQTKQSAT; this is translated from the coding sequence ATGGGCGATCTGATCGTCGTGTTCGGCGGTTCGGGCTTTGTTGGCCGTCACGTCGTGCGGGCGCTGGCCAAGAGCGGCAAGCGCGTGCGTGTGGCGATGCGGCGGCCACATTTAGGCGCTGATCTTCGCGTTCTGGGCGATGTCGGCCAGATTCAGATCGTGCAGGCAAATGTGCGGTTCCCGGATTCGGTGGACGCGGCGCTCGAGGATGCGGACGGCGTCGTCAATTTGGTCGGCGTGCTGGCCGAGCACGGCAAGCAGAACTTCAACACGCTTCATGCTGAAGCGCCTGGCGTGATCGCGGAAGCCGCCGCCAAACGCGGCATCAAACGCTTCGTGCAAGTGTCAGCAATTGGCGCGGCGCCGAAGGGTGCACGTTACGCCCGCACCAAGTTCGCCGGCGAACAGAACGCGCGGTCGCACGTTCCTCAAACGGTGGTGCTGCGTCCGTCGATCTTGTTCGGGTCGGGTGACACGTTCTTCAATCGCTTCGCCGAAATGGCCCGCTTTGCGCCGGCTCTGCCGTTGCTCGGCGGCGGCAAGACGAAGTTTCAGCCCCTCTTCGCCGGTGACATGGCTGATGCGGTGTGCGCGGCGCTTGATCGCGCCGACGCGCGCGGGCGCACGTTCGAGCTCGGCGGCCCGCAAGTGTATTCGTTCAAGCAATTGATGCAGTTCCTGACAGCGGAAATAGCCCGGCCGCGGGCGCTGCTGGATATCCCGTTCTTCATCGCCCAGCCGCTTGGCATTTTCATTGGCTGGGCGTCTGCGCTCAATCCGTTCGCGGATCCGCCGCTCACCGGCGATCAAGTGACGATGCTGCAGAAAGACAACGTTGTCGGGCAGGACCCGCAGGCCGGGACGATCGCGGACCTTGGCGTCGCCTCGCTCGAAAGCATCGAAGCGATCGTGCCAAGTTACATCTGGCGTTTCCGGCCGTACGGGCAATTCCAAACCAAGCAGAGCGCGACGTGA
- a CDS encoding hypothetical protein YebC (FIG000859) encodes MAGHSKYANIQHRKGGQDKKRAQMFTKIAREIQAAVKLGGPDPNANPRLYRAMAAGRAVNMPKDNIQRAVDKGGGAGAENLDEIRYEGFGPGGIGVIVECLTDNKNRTAGEVRAAFAKNGGNLGESNSVSNAWRKVGEIRYPLTAAGEDAMMEAAIEAGCDDCVLEGEQHVLTCEMNALAAASQSLARQFGDAASAKFVWRTDIAIPIEGDNAETLLKLIDQLDDLDDVQDVYSNEDISDEEMARLSA; translated from the coding sequence ATGGCAGGCCATTCAAAATACGCGAACATCCAGCACCGCAAGGGCGGGCAGGATAAGAAGCGCGCGCAGATGTTCACCAAGATCGCGCGTGAAATTCAGGCGGCGGTGAAGCTTGGCGGGCCCGACCCGAACGCCAATCCGCGGCTCTACCGGGCGATGGCGGCGGGACGCGCCGTCAATATGCCGAAGGACAACATTCAGCGCGCGGTCGATAAAGGCGGCGGCGCGGGCGCCGAGAACCTCGATGAAATTCGCTACGAGGGCTTTGGTCCGGGCGGCATTGGCGTGATCGTTGAGTGCCTCACCGACAACAAGAACCGCACGGCCGGCGAGGTCCGCGCGGCGTTCGCGAAAAACGGCGGCAATCTCGGTGAAAGCAATTCCGTGTCGAACGCATGGAGGAAGGTGGGCGAGATACGCTATCCGCTCACCGCCGCCGGCGAAGATGCGATGATGGAGGCAGCCATCGAGGCGGGTTGCGATGATTGCGTGCTGGAAGGCGAGCAACACGTTCTGACGTGCGAGATGAATGCGCTCGCGGCTGCGAGCCAATCGTTGGCGCGACAGTTTGGGGATGCAGCTTCGGCGAAGTTCGTGTGGCGCACAGATATTGCCATTCCGATTGAGGGCGACAACGCCGAGACGTTGCTGAAGCTCATCGATCAGCTCGACGATCTCGACGACGTGCAAGATGTCTATTCGAACGAAGACATTAGCGACGAGGAAATGGCGCGGCTGAGCGCGTAG
- a CDS encoding hypothetical protein (FIG01006235) yields MSDETQASSSDVFVNCPFDDDYKLIFDALIFTVFACEFRPRSALEIEDGSQPRIEKLHDIIAQCRYGIHDLSRTELDDHNQLPRFNMPLELGIFLGAKKFGDEAQRQKKCLILDVERYRYQKFISDLSGMDIRAHGGEPNRAIGCARDWLANVSRRALPSARLVQDAYGDFLAHKRKVASKLGFEENSIPYVDYERLVTAWLLEAPPHRTRRKKSD; encoded by the coding sequence GTGAGCGACGAAACACAAGCTTCGTCTAGCGATGTTTTCGTCAATTGCCCTTTTGACGACGACTACAAGCTAATTTTCGACGCGCTGATCTTCACGGTGTTCGCGTGCGAGTTTCGCCCACGATCCGCTCTTGAGATCGAAGATGGAAGTCAGCCACGGATAGAGAAGCTGCACGACATCATCGCGCAGTGCCGATACGGCATTCATGACCTGTCAAGGACGGAACTCGACGACCACAATCAGCTGCCTCGGTTCAATATGCCCCTGGAGCTTGGGATATTCCTTGGAGCGAAAAAATTTGGAGATGAGGCTCAGCGTCAAAAGAAATGTTTGATCCTCGACGTCGAGCGGTACCGCTATCAGAAGTTCATTTCCGACCTTTCTGGCATGGATATACGCGCGCACGGCGGCGAGCCCAATCGCGCGATTGGATGTGCCAGAGACTGGCTGGCAAACGTATCTAGGCGAGCGCTCCCCAGCGCCAGGCTGGTGCAAGACGCCTATGGCGATTTCCTAGCACACAAACGCAAGGTCGCTTCCAAGCTTGGATTTGAAGAAAATTCCATTCCGTACGTTGACTACGAACGACTCGTGACGGCATGGCTGCTTGAAGCTCCGCCTCACCGTACACGTAGGAAAAAGTCAGACTAA
- a CDS encoding 5-formyltetrahydrofolate cyclo-ligase yields the protein MCGAMISDPNLEAQKAEARLYMRDVRQSVEAPDAALKLCEMFPMELARLNPVAGYWPVGGEIDPRPLLAALAKAGREIALPRMLAREGPAKFLAWRGGEALRPDAFGVPAPPKNGRELSPMLIFVPLLAFDRAGRRLGQGGGHYDRIISLYRAHGAVAVGLAYAEQEMERVPTGGHDASLDWVITPTEAIRCHARDGLKGRG from the coding sequence GTGTGCGGCGCGATGATCTCCGACCCAAACCTCGAAGCGCAGAAAGCCGAAGCGCGGCTTTACATGCGCGACGTGCGCCAAAGCGTGGAGGCGCCGGATGCAGCGCTGAAGCTGTGCGAGATGTTTCCGATGGAGCTAGCGCGGCTGAACCCAGTCGCCGGCTATTGGCCGGTCGGCGGGGAGATCGATCCGCGGCCGCTGTTGGCGGCGTTGGCCAAAGCGGGACGCGAGATTGCACTGCCGCGCATGCTGGCGCGCGAGGGGCCGGCGAAATTTCTCGCGTGGCGCGGCGGCGAAGCGCTGCGGCCGGATGCGTTTGGCGTGCCGGCGCCGCCGAAGAATGGCCGCGAGCTTTCACCGATGCTGATCTTCGTGCCGCTCTTGGCGTTTGATCGCGCGGGGCGTCGCTTGGGTCAGGGCGGTGGGCACTATGACCGCATCATCTCGCTCTATCGCGCCCACGGCGCGGTGGCGGTGGGTTTGGCGTACGCGGAGCAGGAAATGGAGCGTGTGCCCACCGGTGGACACGACGCGTCGCTCGACTGGGTGATCACACCGACTGAGGCGATCCGTTGTCACGCACGCGATGGGCTGAAGGGGCGGGGCTAG
- a CDS encoding NADPH-dependent glyceraldehyde-3-phosphate dehydrogenase, whose product MSVKVAINGFGRIGRNVLRAIHEAGRTDIEVVAINDLGPVETNAHLLRFDSVHGRFPGEVKSGEDWIDIGRGKIKVTAVKNPAELPHKALGVDIALECTGIFTARDKAALHLEGGARRVIVSAPADGADYTVVYGVNHQGLTKDHVVISNASCTTNCLAPVVSVLHNAIGIDHGMMTTIHSYTGDQPTLDTLHKDLYRGRAAALNMIPTSTGAAKAIGLVIPDLKGKLDGISIRVPTPNVSVVDFKFVAKRATSKDEINAAIKAAADGPLKGVLGYTNAPNVSMDFNHDPHSSIFHNDQTKVMEGKFASILSWYDNEWGFSNRMADTAVAMGKLI is encoded by the coding sequence ATGAGCGTGAAGGTCGCGATCAACGGGTTCGGACGGATCGGGCGCAACGTGTTGCGCGCCATCCACGAAGCTGGCCGCACCGACATCGAAGTGGTCGCGATCAACGATCTCGGCCCCGTCGAGACCAACGCCCACCTGCTCCGCTTCGACAGCGTCCATGGCCGTTTCCCGGGCGAAGTGAAATCCGGCGAGGATTGGATCGACATCGGCCGCGGCAAGATCAAGGTCACCGCCGTCAAGAACCCGGCCGAACTGCCGCACAAGGCCCTGGGCGTCGACATCGCGCTCGAGTGCACCGGCATCTTCACCGCCCGCGATAAGGCCGCACTCCACCTCGAAGGCGGCGCCAGGCGCGTGATCGTCTCGGCCCCGGCGGACGGCGCTGACTACACCGTCGTCTATGGCGTGAACCACCAGGGTCTGACCAAGGATCACGTCGTCATCTCGAACGCGAGTTGCACCACGAACTGTCTCGCGCCAGTGGTGAGCGTGCTGCACAACGCGATCGGCATCGATCACGGCATGATGACGACAATTCACTCCTACACCGGCGACCAGCCGACGCTCGACACGTTGCACAAGGATCTCTATCGCGGCCGCGCTGCGGCGCTGAATATGATCCCCACCAGCACCGGCGCCGCCAAGGCGATCGGGCTGGTGATCCCGGACCTGAAGGGCAAGCTTGACGGCATCTCGATCCGCGTGCCGACGCCGAACGTGTCGGTCGTGGATTTCAAGTTCGTCGCCAAGCGCGCGACCTCGAAGGACGAGATCAACGCCGCTATCAAAGCCGCCGCCGATGGCCCGCTCAAAGGCGTGCTCGGCTACACCAACGCGCCGAACGTCTCGATGGACTTCAACCACGATCCGCACTCGTCGATCTTCCACAACGATCAGACCAAGGTCATGGAAGGCAAGTTCGCCTCGATCCTCTCCTGGTACGACAACGAATGGGGCTTCTCCAACCGCATGGCGGACACGGCGGTTGCGATGGGGAAGTTGATTTAG
- a CDS encoding phosphoglycerate kinase, producing the protein MSFRRIEDAPVNQRALVRVDFNVPMADGKVTDDTRLRAALPTIKALQKRGAKVILLAHFDRPKGKRVPEMSLRPVVAPLAKLLNAPVAFADDCIGDEAAKAIESTPFLGVVLLENTRYHAGEEKNDAALVAELAKLGDIYVNDAFSAAHRAHASTEGLARALPAYAGKQMERELNALDAALGKPKRPVLGIVGGAKVSTKLDLLQNLIAKLDKLAIGGGMANTFLYAQGHDIGGSLAEKDMADTARAIMEAAKGKCELLLPVDVVVATEVKPGAASRVTGLGALSADDKILDAGPETVKRLIAAMDQSETLIWNGPLGVFEVPPFDKATVDAAKHAAVLAKAGKLIAVAGGGDTVAALNHAAVTGDFTFISTAGGAFLEWMEGKPLPGVEALKV; encoded by the coding sequence ATGAGCTTTCGTCGCATCGAGGACGCCCCAGTCAATCAACGCGCGCTCGTACGCGTGGATTTCAACGTGCCGATGGCGGACGGAAAGGTCACAGACGACACCCGCCTCCGCGCCGCCTTGCCCACCATCAAAGCGCTGCAAAAGCGCGGCGCAAAAGTGATTTTGCTGGCGCATTTCGATCGGCCGAAGGGCAAGCGCGTGCCGGAAATGTCGCTGCGCCCCGTCGTTGCGCCGCTGGCGAAATTGCTCAATGCACCCGTTGCGTTCGCGGATGATTGCATCGGCGATGAAGCCGCGAAAGCGATCGAATCAACGCCATTCCTGGGCGTCGTGCTCCTGGAAAACACCCGTTATCACGCCGGTGAAGAAAAGAACGATGCCGCCCTCGTCGCTGAATTGGCGAAGCTCGGCGACATCTACGTCAACGACGCTTTCTCCGCCGCGCATCGCGCACACGCCAGCACCGAAGGCCTCGCCCGTGCGCTGCCCGCCTACGCTGGCAAGCAAATGGAGCGTGAACTCAACGCGCTCGACGCAGCGCTCGGCAAACCGAAGCGCCCGGTGCTCGGCATTGTCGGCGGCGCGAAAGTGTCAACCAAGCTCGACCTCTTGCAGAACCTAATCGCCAAGCTCGATAAGCTCGCCATCGGCGGCGGCATGGCCAACACCTTCCTCTACGCGCAAGGCCACGATATTGGCGGCTCGCTCGCCGAGAAGGATATGGCCGACACCGCCCGCGCCATCATGGAAGCCGCCAAAGGCAAGTGCGAATTGCTGCTGCCGGTCGATGTTGTAGTCGCCACCGAGGTGAAGCCCGGCGCGGCGTCGCGCGTCACGGGCCTCGGCGCGCTCAGCGCGGATGACAAAATTCTCGACGCCGGCCCCGAGACGGTGAAGCGCCTGATCGCGGCGATGGACCAAAGTGAGACTTTGATCTGGAACGGCCCGCTGGGCGTGTTCGAGGTTCCGCCGTTCGACAAGGCCACAGTCGACGCCGCCAAGCACGCGGCCGTGCTGGCCAAGGCCGGCAAGCTGATCGCCGTCGCCGGCGGCGGCGACACGGTCGCGGCCCTCAACCACGCGGCCGTCACCGGCGATTTCACGTTCATTTCCACAGCCGGCGGCGCCTTCCTGGAATGGATGGAAGGCAAGCCGCTGCCGGGAGTTGAAGCGCTGAAGGTCTGA
- a CDS encoding fructose-bisphosphate aldolase class II yields MAETNIWESGIMARITLRQLLDHAAEHNYGLPAFNINNMEQGLAILEAADQLDAPVIIQASRGARNYANDIMLKHMIDALAEMYPHIPICMHQDHGNGPATCATAIQYGFTSVMMDGSLMEDAKTPASYEYNVDVTRRTVDMAHWVGASVEGELGVLGSLETGMGEAEDGHGAEGVLDHSQLLTDPDQAVDFVARTQVDALAIAMGTSHGAYKFSRKPDGDVLAMHVIEEIHRRLPNTHLVMHGSSSVPEDLQEIINKYGGEMPQTWGVPVSEIQRGIKHGVRKINIDTDNRMAITGAIRKAFAEHPKEFDPRFYLKPAKEAMRKICAQRFQEFGADGHASKIKPLPLSAMAKRYAKGELTPQIDATRHAAE; encoded by the coding sequence ATGGCCGAAACGAACATCTGGGAATCGGGAATCATGGCGCGCATCACGCTTCGACAGCTTTTGGACCACGCGGCTGAGCACAATTACGGCCTGCCGGCGTTCAACATTAATAACATGGAGCAGGGTCTCGCCATCCTTGAGGCCGCCGATCAGCTCGATGCGCCGGTGATCATCCAAGCCAGCCGCGGCGCCCGCAATTACGCCAACGACATCATGTTGAAGCACATGATCGATGCGCTGGCGGAAATGTATCCGCACATCCCGATCTGTATGCACCAGGATCACGGCAATGGCCCGGCCACCTGCGCCACCGCCATCCAATACGGCTTCACGTCGGTGATGATGGATGGCTCGCTGATGGAAGATGCGAAGACGCCGGCGAGTTACGAATACAACGTCGATGTCACCCGCCGCACCGTCGATATGGCGCATTGGGTCGGCGCTTCGGTCGAAGGCGAGCTCGGCGTGCTGGGTTCCCTCGAAACCGGCATGGGCGAAGCGGAGGACGGCCACGGCGCCGAAGGCGTGCTCGATCACAGCCAGCTCCTCACCGATCCCGACCAAGCCGTCGATTTCGTCGCGCGTACGCAAGTCGATGCGCTCGCCATCGCCATGGGCACCAGCCACGGCGCCTACAAATTCTCGCGCAAGCCCGATGGCGACGTGCTCGCCATGCACGTGATCGAGGAGATCCATCGCCGCCTGCCGAACACGCACTTGGTGATGCACGGCTCCTCGTCGGTGCCGGAAGATCTGCAGGAGATCATCAACAAGTATGGCGGTGAGATGCCGCAAACGTGGGGCGTGCCGGTGTCTGAAATTCAGCGCGGCATCAAGCACGGCGTCCGCAAGATCAATATCGACACCGATAATCGCATGGCGATCACCGGCGCGATCCGAAAAGCCTTCGCCGAGCACCCGAAGGAATTCGACCCGCGCTTCTATTTGAAGCCGGCCAAGGAAGCGATGCGCAAAATCTGCGCTCAGCGTTTCCAGGAATTCGGCGCCGACGGCCACGCCAGCAAGATCAAGCCGCTGCCGCTTTCAGCCATGGCCAAGCGCTACGCCAAGGGCGAGCTCACCCCGCAGATCGACGCGACGCGCCACGCGGCGGAGTAG
- a CDS encoding ATPase (involved in DNA repair), giving the protein MRALVLAISALLMAWIGGGTAASAQDCDGANWRAIGFADGAERGSTEDGSSRVAEHVSQCGDRVDAYAYEGGFIDGLRAFCTPEHGFAMARAGQTYSGLCHEDQADAFGAALQQGVRVAQVETRLQEATVRKDALFIRRREINDAAREADGALGQMVPCGGNFCPNRPNAINWQRQQLEFRTERARVEEALHEAENLIPELEGQLRALRAEVGERYGSW; this is encoded by the coding sequence ATGCGCGCACTTGTTTTGGCGATCTCGGCGTTGCTGATGGCGTGGATCGGCGGCGGGACGGCGGCCAGCGCGCAAGACTGCGACGGCGCCAATTGGCGCGCCATTGGCTTTGCCGACGGCGCCGAGCGGGGTTCGACCGAAGACGGATCGAGCCGGGTTGCCGAGCACGTCAGCCAGTGCGGCGATCGCGTTGACGCTTACGCGTATGAGGGCGGGTTCATCGATGGCCTGCGTGCCTTCTGCACCCCAGAGCATGGGTTCGCCATGGCGCGCGCGGGGCAGACCTATTCCGGGCTTTGTCATGAAGACCAAGCTGACGCGTTTGGCGCAGCCCTTCAGCAGGGCGTCAGAGTTGCGCAAGTCGAGACTCGGCTACAGGAGGCCACCGTACGCAAGGACGCGCTTTTCATACGTCGGCGCGAAATCAATGACGCGGCGCGTGAGGCGGATGGAGCGCTCGGCCAGATGGTTCCGTGTGGCGGCAACTTCTGCCCGAACCGTCCGAACGCTATCAATTGGCAAAGACAGCAGCTTGAGTTTCGCACCGAACGCGCGCGCGTGGAGGAGGCGCTTCACGAGGCCGAAAACCTCATACCGGAATTAGAAGGCCAACTCAGAGCATTGCGCGCCGAAGTCGGCGAGCGATACGGGTCCTGGTAG
- a CDS encoding ATPase (involved in DNA repair) has translation MKLRGLLAAVAIAGCAALLASCETMSADECAAADWGALGFNDAAQNGRDRFSERAESCAEKGFMANADDYNLGLARGLYEFCQPGRAFDFARRGGSFNGSCPAELQGGFYAAFSDGQRVHGAEQELSEARSRVSSLESRRREIDDNIGSRERSLAEATTDTQRAEHRAEIERLRRERRDVNDDISVAQSNVPRLMRYVDQLRFEMGSRWGASW, from the coding sequence ATGAAGCTTCGGGGCTTGTTGGCGGCGGTCGCGATCGCTGGTTGTGCGGCGCTCTTGGCGTCGTGCGAAACCATGAGCGCGGACGAATGCGCAGCCGCCGATTGGGGCGCGCTCGGCTTCAACGACGCGGCGCAAAATGGGCGTGACCGGTTTTCGGAGCGCGCAGAGAGCTGCGCCGAGAAAGGGTTCATGGCCAACGCAGACGATTACAATCTAGGCTTGGCCCGTGGGCTCTATGAATTCTGCCAACCCGGACGCGCGTTTGACTTTGCGCGGCGCGGCGGTTCGTTTAACGGCTCATGCCCAGCTGAATTGCAGGGCGGCTTCTACGCCGCGTTCTCCGATGGCCAGCGTGTTCACGGCGCGGAGCAGGAATTAAGCGAAGCGCGCAGCCGGGTATCGAGCCTGGAATCGCGCCGTCGCGAGATAGACGACAATATCGGTTCGCGCGAGCGCAGCTTGGCCGAAGCGACAACCGATACCCAGCGCGCCGAACATCGCGCCGAGATAGAGCGCCTGCGCCGCGAGCGGCGGGACGTCAACGACGACATCTCGGTGGCGCAGTCCAACGTGCCGCGCCTTATGCGTTATGTAGACCAGCTGCGGTTTGAGATGGGCAGCCGTTGGGGGGCGAGCTGGTAG
- a CDS encoding thiamin-phosphate pyrophosphorylase encodes MVDSCRLYLITPPAFDLEAFAPALTDALSGGDVAAVQLRLKNLADADVLRVGAALKTIVQNAGAAFILNDRPDLAAKLDADGVHIGQGDGSYAEARRMLGADRIVGVTAHNSRHLAMEAAEAGADYVAFGAFYPTGTKQPDHWAEPDILSIWHETATTPCVAIGGITIDNAAPLVRAGADFLAVSAGVWAHPEGPRAAVAAFNALIGHVQTTS; translated from the coding sequence ATGGTCGATAGCTGCCGCCTCTACCTCATCACGCCGCCGGCGTTTGATCTCGAGGCCTTCGCGCCAGCGCTCACGGATGCCTTGAGCGGCGGCGATGTCGCGGCGGTGCAGCTTCGGCTGAAGAATTTGGCCGACGCCGACGTGCTGCGCGTCGGCGCCGCTCTAAAGACCATCGTTCAAAACGCGGGCGCCGCCTTCATCCTAAATGATCGCCCCGATCTCGCGGCAAAGCTTGACGCCGACGGCGTCCACATCGGCCAAGGCGACGGGAGCTATGCCGAAGCAAGGCGCATGCTTGGCGCCGACCGGATCGTCGGCGTCACCGCGCACAATTCGCGGCATCTGGCGATGGAAGCCGCCGAAGCCGGCGCGGACTATGTCGCTTTCGGCGCATTCTACCCGACGGGCACCAAGCAACCCGACCATTGGGCTGAGCCAGACATCCTCTCCATCTGGCATGAGACGGCCACCACGCCGTGCGTCGCCATCGGCGGCATCACAATCGACAATGCCGCGCCGCTCGTGCGCGCCGGCGCGGATTTCCTCGCCGTTTCCGCCGGAGTTTGGGCGCACCCCGAAGGCCCACGCGCCGCCGTCGCCGCCTTCAACGCGCTGATCGGGCACGTTCAAACAACGTCTTAA